The Eschrichtius robustus isolate mEscRob2 unplaced genomic scaffold, mEscRob2.pri scaffold_598, whole genome shotgun sequence genome window below encodes:
- the LOC137757987 gene encoding uncharacterized protein has product MAPYRETGSPEHLWPQRHWHAALGVGGAGCRQMGTRCAPGRPRAEGGPLREAAQLGQEGPCDSVSPPSPRPPREAAPLGGLCGRAQPHRPPLSHPPLPTCLALRSLRPGGLEGPRALSQRPLLCLLLLLLLLCLLLRPGTRVQTTPGTSSTPSPRERTRALRRDFPLVDGGGCSVSGQPTSHARPTNGMLCASPWSKLTSSASCVPPILSWSL; this is encoded by the exons ATGGCCCCGTACCGGGAGACCGGGAGCCCAGAGCACCTGTGGCCGCAGAGACACTGGCACGCAGCCCTCGGAGTGGGCGGGGCCGGCTGCAGGCAGATGGGGACGCGGTGTGCTCCCGGGAGGCCTCGGGCTGAAGGTGGCCCTCTGAGAGAAGCGGCCCAGCTTGGCCAGGAAG GGCCCTGTGactctgtatcccctccctcaccccgcccccctcGCGAGGCCGCGCCGCTGGGTGGCCTGTGTGGACGGGCACAACCCCATCGCCCGCCCCTCTCACACCCgcctctgcccacctgcctggcccTGCGCAGCTTGCGGCCCGGGGGCCTCGAAGGTCCCCGCGCTCTCAGCCAGCGGCCTCTGCTgtgtctgctgctgctgctgctgctgctgtgtctGCTGCTGCGGCCGGGAACCCGCGTCCAGACCACGCCGGGCACCTCCAGCACCCCGAGTCCGCGGGAGCGCACGCGGGCCCTGAGGCGGGACTTCCCGCTTGTGGACGGGGGGGGCTGCAGTGT TTCCGGTCAGCCTACGTCCCATGCCAGACCCACGAACGGGATGCTGTGCGCCTCACCCTGGAGCAAATTGACCTCATCCGCCTCATGTGTGCCTCCTATTCTGAGCTGGAGCTTGTGA